The following coding sequences are from one Microtus ochrogaster isolate Prairie Vole_2 chromosome 14 unlocalized genomic scaffold, MicOch1.0 chr14_random_1, whole genome shotgun sequence window:
- the Dusp2 gene encoding dual specificity protein phosphatase 2, with protein sequence MPIAMRLEAAAELECAALGALLREPREAEGTLLLDCRPFLAFCRSHVRAARPVPWNALLRRRARGTPAAALACLLPDRALRARLGRGELARAVVLDEGSASVAELPPDGPAHLLLAALLHEMRAESTAVCFLRGGFKRFQTCCPDLCSEGPAQALSPVGAEKSSSDPRAPVYDQGGPVEILPYLYLGSCSHSSDLQGLQACGITAVLNVSASCPNHFEGLLRYKSIPVEDNQMVEISAWFQEAIGFIDSVKNSGGRVLVHCQAGISRSATICLAYLIQSHRVRLDEAFDFVKQRRGVISPNFSFMGQLLQFETQVLCH encoded by the exons ATGCCGATCGCCATGAGGCTGGAGGCGGCGGCCGAGCTGGAGTGTGCGGCGCTGGGCGCACTGCTGCGGGAACCGCGGGAGGCCGAGGGCACGCTGCTGCTCGACTGCCGCCCGTTCCTGGCCTTCTGCCGGAGCCACGTGCGCGCCGCGCGGCCTGTGCCCTGGAACGCGCTACTGCGGCGCCGTGCGCGCGGCACCCCCGCTGCCGCCCTCGCCTGCCTGCTGCCGGATCGCGCGCTCCGGGCACGCCTGGGTCGCGGGGAGCTGGCCCGCGCAGTGGTGCTGGACGAAGGCAGCGCGTCTGTGGCTGAGCTCCCGCCCGATGGCCCCGCTCACCTGCTGCTAGCCGCACTGCTGCACGAAATGCGCGCGGAATCCACAGCCGTGTGCTTCTTGAGAG GTGGCTTCAAACGCTTCCAGACATGCTGTCCGGATCTGTGCTCCGAAGGCCCTGCCCAGGCACTATCTCCTGTTGGAGCCGAAAAAAGCAGCTCTGACCCTAGGGCTCCTGTTTATGACCAG ggcGGTCCTGTGGAGATCTTGCCCTACCTGTACTTGGGCAGCTGCAGCCACTCCTCAGACCTTCAGGGGCTGCAGGCCTGCGGTATCACAGCCGTTCTCAATGTCTCTGCCAGCTGCCCCAACCATTTTGAGGGTCTTCTCCGTTACAAGAGCATTCCAGTAGAGGATAACCAGATGGTGGAGATTAGTGCCTGGTTCCAGGAGGCTATCGGTTTCATTG ACTCAGTGAAGAATAGTGGGGGCCGGGTGTTGGTGCACTGCCAAGCTGGAATCTCTCGCTCAGCTACCATCTGCCTGGCATACCTGATTCAGAGCCACCGAGTGCGGCTGGACGAGGCCTTTGACTTTGTTAAGCAACGTCGGGGAGTCATCTCCCCCAACTTCAGTTTCATGGGGCAGCTGCTGCAGTTTGAGACCCAGGTGCTATGTCACTGA